TGACccagaaaataaaagcatactGCCTTTAGATATGGTATCCAGAGATTTTTACTCTTCCAGTGCTAGGCAGGGCCTATGCCCATAAACTAAGCAGGAAGCAGTTACAGAAGATGGACCACTGCCCTTCTGCAGCCCGCTTAAAATTAAGAAGGCATATCTAATCTCTGAGGGAGGAATGAGGTAGGAGGCAGAATTCAACTCCAGAAGTGGGGCTCCAACACctgaccaaattgaggactagctaaaagaGGGAAGAGGCAATATCACCTCTCCACCAGACATACCCACCAGTGTGcaatgtcagtttaccattgccatggcaacacagGGAAGTTGCCACCCCATTCCATGGCCATGACCAGGTGACTCAGAAGTTAACAccccttttctagaaatttctgcataatctggtgcttaatttgcatataattaaatgtAGGTATAAATGTGACTGCAGAACTGCTTCTGAGCTGCTAGTCTGAGCACACTGCCTagggggtagccctgctctgtaaggagcagtacctctgctgctgctgtacactgacacttcaataaaagttgctgccTAATACCACTGGCTTGCCCTTGAACTCTTCCCTGGGCAAAGCAAAACATCCCTTTTGAGCTAAGCCCTAATTTTGGGGCTCACTTGTCCTGCATCATTCTGTTCTATAGAATGTCCCACATGCTGGATTTggctgattgattttttaaagtgtcatTTAATTCCTTAACTCTCAAACTCACCTGCATGTTGGAATCACCTAGgaaagttggccaggcgtggtggctcacacctgtaatcccagcactttgggaggctgaggtgggcggatcacttgaggccaggagttcgagaccagcatggtgacgcatgtctgtaatcccagctacttgggtggctgaggaactagaatcacttgaacccaggaagtggaggttgcagtgagccaagattgtgccactccactccagctctgggtgacacagcaagactctgtcgcaaaacaaacaaaaacaacaaaaaaatgttatTCATGCCTGAGTCCCATCCTGTGACGTTCTGATTTAATTGATCTTGGTTGCAGCCTAGGTATCAGGatgttttaaaagctccccagtgATTCTGTGGGACACAGAGTGTGAAAACTGCTAACTTAacttatttctgtaaatattagGATCTAGAAAAGTACTTAGATTCAAGTTCACTTATAAGGATACTTCATGGGCAGTGCCCTCTACCTTCTGTGGTAGCTCATcaagagaaatatattttgtagtatttttcaTTTGCAACAGTCTTTgggatttctcattttcttaagtTATGTTATTTCCTAATTCTTGGAATGTAGAGGCataggcagagaaagaaaaactcagGAAAGTACTGACATGATATTTTTTCCCCTAATAAACTACTGAACTTGCATTTTGTAGCTTCTCCATTCCACTGGGCAGAAAGGGGCTTACTGAAGTGTCCAGTCAAATAACTTACAGTCAATTATGGCCTAAAATCGAGTCCCATCTAGTTCAAAGAATTCTCAGGGCTTTCTTCTATTATAGGATAGGCCTAGTTTatcacatgccaggcactattctaagcattttacacgAGTGCTCGCAACATTATCTAATCCCTAGTAGTGCCTACAACATCCCTATCTTCTATTACTTTCCCTATTTACAGATTGGAAAAGTCGGGCACAGGGAGGGTAAGCCAGGATTACACAGGTAACCTGGCTACCTGCATATCTAGCCGCTGTGCTTGATTGTGAATGGGGGCTgggaagaaacaggaaagaagaaaacagaagagaatggGGTCCCTGAAGCCAGAGACTAGAGAGTTTCTGGAGGTGGAGAGCAGCATAAGCCTGATTGCCAGAGAAGCAGCCATGGAATGTGCAAAGTGGTGAGTGGGGGAGTGGGGCAGTGTGTTGAGGATTAGTGGGAGGTGAGGGCTACAGTCAGGGTAGGGAGGAGTAGTTTGGCcttaaggaggaggaaaaaaagtgaCAGATTAAGGGGGTGAGTGGGGAAGGACCAAGGGCAGCCACTGCTCGCTCCAGGCAAGTGCCTGGTGATGTGTTCTGCTGCTTTGAGGTTTCTGAGAGAGACTAAAGGTCCTCCTGCCCGGGTTCTTAGGGCTCTGGGGAACCCCTGCTTTCCAGCTCAATTTTATTGTCAATTTTATGCCAGCTGCTTAAGCAAGCTTTACATAGGAAAGAAATATGAGCCACAGCGGCATCCTTACAGGATTTAAAGGCTCAGTCCTATTTCTTATGATCCAAGGTCTGtcatcctttccttctcttttccttaaCTGCCTTCCCTTGCGTGGAGGTAAGGACAGGGTAGCTAATGGGTTAATTCGGAGACAACCACTGAGAGAAGCTTCCTAGAGAGCCCAGGAAGTGGCCTTAGTTGCCATCGAGGCTTCCTGtgccccagcctcagcttccctccTATGTCTGGAGAGTGATCACTTTCACGCCCAAAGACATCCTTTGGTGATACTTACTGTGGGATTCAGAGTGGGATGCCGAGGACGACCCTGCAAAGGCACGGACTATAAGAGAGATCTGTGCAGCTGCGCCTCAGGGTGTGTCCTGGGCCCCTGGGCATGAGAGGAGGGGGACCACTTGCAGTTTTACTGGAAAATTTACCACCTTTCCAGAATCCTCTGAAGATATACAGGTCGCAACTAGAGTGAGACCTGAGTACTGCCTTGGGTCAGAATGGCTAGAGAACCGAGAAAAAACGCAGCCCTGGACGCCCAGTGTGCAGAAGACCAGACGGGGCTCCTGACCgtgaaggtggaggaggaggaagcctcCGCCTTGACGGCGGAGGTGAGCGCACCCTGCAGCCCTGCTCGGGGCCCCGAACGCTCCCGCCAGCGCTTCCGAGGCTTCCGTTACCCGGAGGCTGCGGGCCCCCGCGAGGCGCTGAGCCGGCTCCGAGAACTCTGCGGACAATGGCTGCAGCCTGAGATGCACAGCAAGGAGCAGATCCTGGAGCTGCTGGTGCTGGAGCAGTTCCTGACCATCCTGCCGGGGAATCTGCAGAGCTGGGTGCGGGAGCAGCATCCAGAGAGCggggaggaggtggtggtgcTATTGGAGTATTTGGAGAGGCAGCTGGATGAGCCGGCGCCGCAGGTAGAAAGAACAGGTTTAGTATCTGAGCGCTGTGGTCTGTTTCCTCCTGAAATCCCAGATCGGAGTGAGGGGCATTCCTTTAAGATCCAGGAGCTCCTCATCTCTTTTTGTACTGTGAACCTCCTTGGCAGTAAGCTGAAGTCCTTGACTCCttctcaaaattatatttttaaatatataaagaaactatAAAGGATTACAAAAGAACACAACTATATTGACATACAGTTAGCAAAGAATTAAATTTGTATTAAAGTCATATATGTGGATTTTTATTACTGCACTAAATAATAAGACTTAGGTACAGGGCTTATAATTGGCAATTTCAAAATGGTGATAAGCATCTATTTGCCTGGTTGTAATGTGGTGTGAAAACATGTGCAGGTTTTGTTGGTGACAAAGTCCTGGGTACTGCTTATGCTACCTTGATTTGTTGCTTCCATTCATAACTGAAGGAAATGTTAACTCTCTCTTAAAGACCAGTAAAAATAAGATTAGTTTTTGACCTGTCTAAGTTCCTGGACCACTTGGGAGAAAGTCCATAGACCACTGGTTATGAACCTCTGGTAGAAAGTGGGCAGATTTTTACCTCCATGTTCTTCCCTGTTTTATGAGGGACTGTTTCCTCTTTGCATCGTCCTGTGTCCCTGTGCACACACCTTCAGAGGACCTGTGTGGCCAAATCTTCTAACTGGTGAGCTGGATACCAAGGTTCTTGACTTAGGTCTATTGCACGCAAGCCCTGTAGCAGTGGGAAGTCATTGCAAATCTCTTAGCTTCATTCTTCATAAAATATGTGGGAAATTCTGAGCTGCATGTGAGACAGTAACTTGAAAACTgtaatttaattataaatgtcTGGAAGGAAACCTACTTTTAATGAGGACataactatgtgccaggccctgtgttaGGTGGTTTCACATACTGTGATCTTATTTACTGGTCTCCAAAACCTCATAAAGTAGAAATTATTATCCTCATCTTTCagattagaaaatatattagtaTTCTTCGAGAATTTAGCACCAGTGTCCAAAGGGTTTTCGTAAACACACAGATGTATATAATGAGGGAGCCTAGAGTAATGGTAAGAACACGGGATCTGGAGTCATTCTGACTGGGCTCCCATCCTAGTATTGCCACTTATTAGCTGGGTGACATGGGCAAGCTGCTTAAACGCTGTCCACCCTtggatgggtgcggtggctcacgcctgtaatcccagcactttgggaggctgaggcgggcagatcacctgaggtcaggagttcgagaccagcctgaccaacatggagaaacccggtctctactaaaagtacaaaaaattaaccaggcgtggtggcatatgcctgtaatcccagctactagggaggctgaggcaggagaatcgcttgaaccccagaggcggaagttgtggtgagttgagatcatgccattgcattccagcctgggcaacaagagtgaaattccatccccccccaaaaaaaaacaacaacaacaacaacaaaaatgctgTCCACTCAGGAGAGAGGATCAGGGCCACATCTCCATTTTCAGCAACTTAtcataaaaatccaaaataatagcTCATAGGGTTGTTATCTATATTAATTGTGTTAATATCATAAGGCTTGTAGGAACAGTGCCTAGAAAATAGAAATCACTTGCacatggaaaacagaaaagttgTGTAGATAACTAAAAATCGTGACTTCTAGGTTCCCGTTGGTGACCAGGGACAAGAACTGCTCTGTTGCAAGATGGCACTATTGACACAAACTCAAGGGTCTCAAAGTAGCCAGTGCCAGCCAATGAAGGCTCTGTTCAAGCATGAATCTCTGGGATCCCAGCCCTTACAAGACAGAGGTGAGTATTCTCTTCTGGGTTGTATGAATTCTATAGACTTCATCCAATTTCATTTAAGGATCACCTAAAAGATCCATTTACAGTTACTTTGTATACTCATCACAGAGAGACTGTATTTTAAGACTGAGACTAAaagagaaatttcaaacaatggtGAAAAACTTTCCTAACCAAACTAGGACACAGTAAATCTGATTTTATCAAAATTGATGTCTAGAAAGAATCGGTTTTTTAAACAACATGGTAATCTCCATTCATTAAAGATATATTTAGGGAGCCCTCATCTATGGTAGCCAGTGTTGTAGGCACTGGGGAGAGAGCCACCAATAAGACAGAATTCTTGCTTtgatggagcttacattctagcaggGAGGAtagcaaataaattaataatataattttagatattggtaagtgctatgaagaaaataaggcagaatTTGTAAAGCCAGCCAGAACATTCCAGAGATAGTAGGACTGCTGCAAATAAAAGAGTGTAAATCTAAACCCTGTAAAGTCTGTAACTAGAAGACTGAAAATCACTTAATAGGAAGCAGCTGTGTGTTCCATGCTGTTCCTCATCTGCTGTGAACATCTGGGCTGATTCCTAAGACATACAACACTTGGACATGCCATCCAACATGCAATCTTTATTTCTCAGCAGAGTTTCTGGCCTAAACCAACTTATTTTCTGCCCCTTGCAAATTGACTTATTATAGGGAAACCTAAGGTTTCTTCTACTTCTGAGTCTGAGCAAGTTCTTTTTAAGCAGTCTTCCAGTCTTCCATTGCCTCCTTTCTGGACCCAGCCTTATTTGACTtcctagttttaatttttcttttgtcttttttttgagatgggggtctcactctgttacccaggctggagtgcagtggtgagaccttggctcactgcaacctgtctcccaggctcaagcaatcctcccacctcagcctcctgagtagctaggaccacaggcccatgccactacacccgctaatttttttgtaattttggttcaGACGGGTTTCTCCagattgcccaggatggtctcaaattccggAACTCAGGCAACccacctgtctcaacctcccaaagtgctgcgattacagggatgagccactgtgcctggcctcctagTTTTTCATACCTGAAGTGGAAAGCATCCTAATATCTACTAAAGACATtttaaccaaaacaaaacaaaaacaaaaaaccctctttACTCCCCATCTCCTAGCAAAATTGAAAACCCAAAGGTCTTCAAATGGAAAGCTTTGTTTGTTATGTTGCTTTCATTTCACCAGTCCTACCAAGGATTCTGCACGTGGTTTTTGTATATCTGCAGAGCGCACCAGACTTCTTTCGGCCCTAGGGCTGGAGCTGGTGGGAATCAGGCAATTTTGAAAGGAACACATTCTGTATAAACTTACTGGCAAGAACTTACTGCCCCAGTTTTTGAACTTGGATTTTGCAAGGTGGGGAGGCTGAATACTAGGGTAGTTCTCATCCagagcttctttctttcttagttcTCCAGGTTCCTGGGCTTGCCCAGGGAGGGTGCTGCAGAGAAGATGCAATGGTAGCTTCCAGGCTCACTCCAGGGTCCCAGGTGAGCTGgagctcctctccctccccagcgCCCCATACCTTTCACTACTGTTGGGCTCCGCATTAAGTTCCTCCCTCCCCGGTCCTACCCCACCCCTATCCTAGATCTACATGAAtttgagtttcctcatctattcCAAAGTTGCATATAATGTCCACCTTCATTTTGGTGCCCACCTAAGAGGACTTTCCTGTTGCACAACAACCTTGGAATTTTCCTTGTACTTCTCAGATCTTTCCTACTATATTTCTTCGGTCAGCCTCTTCCTCAATGTGATTTTTCTCCTTCAACAAGGGCAGTTCCGCAAAAGCAAACTGAAGGTTTTGTTGGGATGGTCATTCTGTTTCGCTTTTTAAGATATAATAAGCTGTGCTGTTGGTGAGGCATATAAAGGCCTGGCCCTTGTCCTCAAATAACTTACACTTGAAAGGTCAGATAAGGCCTTGAAGTTATTTATATCTTGAAGTTATTTATATTACAATATGAACAATCTTTTCTCAGCCTAGATTTCAATTTACTACTCAGCCTTTCCTGTCCTGCTTGAAGATCTCAGTGTTTGAGGCTGTGTAGTAtccttttttcccctaatttttCTCACTTCAGTCCTAgatttcattgtgtttttgaagCTATTAATGTAAATGAACCCCTACTCTCACTTTGCCAAAGCATACTGCAAATCTTGAAAATTTTGGACACAGTTCCATTCCTTTTGCTGCATTGACCCTTGTCTTCCAACCCTTTTTACTTTCTGGACTGTTTAGATATTTATATGAAAGTACTTATCCTAAAATATGTgtaatatttctttcatttggcaggtattttttataaagatgttaTTAGAGATAAAGCTAAATTGGTGTAGGTGTGCCACACTTGCTCTTTTTTAAAGAGCCTCTTTAAAGGGGATGTTCATTCTTTGCTTTGGGGGTAATTTTGGGCAAGAGGAGCTAGTTAGGATTACCTGTTGTTTTAGGGGTTGCTGAAAATGGAAGATGTGGCCCTGACCCTCACTCCTGGGTGGACACAGCTGGATTCATCTCAGGTGAACCTCTACAGAGATGAAAAGCAGGAGAACCATAGCAGCCTGGTCTCCCTTGGTAAGACTGAGACACTAATTTGTCTTAAGATTTCTTGGCATTCTTTGCATATTAGAACCTATTGGGCTGTTAGAAGCTGTTGAGGCCCCATTATGTTTGGATTCAGAATCACCATTCCTGAAAGCCTGTTACTGACTACTAGCTCCTTACTCCTTCTGACCTTGCTTTCTCCTCTGCCATGCCAGTGTTCTAGTTAGGATAAGTGGGGTGAAATTGACACAACTCCTTGTACAGGTCTGGCTCATaggagatgctcagtaaatgttgatgTCCTCTTGTTGCTATCCCTGACTGAAGAGGAAAGCTGGGGGGCCTCTTCAGGAAATGGGCCATGGATTCAGAATGTGAGAGCTAGAAGCAACCTTAGATATCAACTACAGACCCTGACCTTAGGGGTGAGGGTGCAGAGGCATAGATTACCTCACTTGTTTGAAATCTCATAGCTTATTTGCGGCACAGTGGGGGCTCTAACTCAGAACTCCTAGCGTCAATGCCAGTTCTGTTTGAGAACTTTGCCTCTGCCTGGGGCACAGTTAGAGACGACGGCCCATGTCATTGATCCATCACCAATTTCTAGTCTTTGCTTTTGCCATTTCTTGCAGATGCTTCAGAAATCCTTCCACTTGCCCTGTTACTATCACCCTCTGCTCAGCCCTTTCAAAATCTAATCCTAGGTGCATGGCCCTGCCTTACTATTCTTAGAGCTTAGAACTACCACATATGTCCCCTGCATAGTCCTGGGTCCTCACCATTTTCCCTCCACTCCCAGTTTGTACCCTTCCAATGGCCCCATTCTCATTCTCAGGTCTCCTTCCTCCCCAGCACCCCTGTTCTCCCGTTTTATTCCCATTCTTATTCTAGCACTTAAATCCTCATCCTGGGCATATATAGACTTCTGTAATTCTTGCCTCCCTGGTACTCATCACAGAGCTTTCCTCCCATGGCAGGGCATAACCCACAGTTGCCGGCCATTTGTTGTTTCAGGTGATGGAATACAGACTAAGAGCAGGGACTTGCCTCCAGTCAAGAAGCTTCCAGAAAAGGAGCATGGGAAGATATCATGCCACCTGAGGGAAGACATTGCCCAGATTCCTACATGTGCAGAAGCTGGTGAACAGGAGGGCAGGTtacaaagaaagcagaaaaatgcCGTAGGGAGTAGGCGACATTATTGCCATGAATGTGGAAAGAGTTTTGCTCAAAGTTCAGGCCTGACTAAACACAGGAGAATCcacactggtgagaaaccctatgaatgtgaaGACTGTGGGAAGACCTTCATTGGGAGCTCTGCCCTTGTCATTCATCAGAGAGTCCACACTGGTGAGAAGCCATATGAGTGTGAAGAATGTGGTAAGGTCTTCAGTCACAGCTCAAACCTTATCAAACACCAGAGAACCCACACTGGGGAGAAGCCCTATGAATGTGATGACTGTGGGAAGACCTTCAGCCAGAGCTGCAGCCTACTTGAACATCACAAAATTCATACTGGGGAGAAGCCATACCAGTGCAGTatgtgtggcaaagcctttaggcGGAATTCACATCTCCTGAGACATCAGAGGATTCAcggtgataaaaatgttcagaATCTTGAGCATGGGGAGTCCTGGGAAAGTCAGGGTAGGACGGAAAGCCAGTGGGAAAATACTGAGGCTCCCGTGTCTTATAAATGTAATGAGtgtgagagaagtttcacactgAATAGAAGTCTTATTGAACATCAAAAAATCcacactggtgagaaaccctatcAGTGTGACACATGTGGAAAAGGTTTCACTCGAACTTCATACCTTGTTCAACATCAGAGAAGCCATGTagggaaaaaaattctttcacAGTGACCCATGGTATTCATGCCAACATTGGTGCTCATTTGTCACTGAACTGAAGCCACCCTGGAGCCCTTAATGGTTACAGAAATTGTGGACCAGGGCTTTATTTACCACTATACATCATTGGGTATTGGAAAATGTAGTCTGGCTGAGATGATGAGTTATCTTCTACATTCTAGAAAGTGATTGGAAGAAGTCATTTGATAGGAGGCCGTGGGAGAGTGGTCTGGAAGTTGTAGGACCTAAAATAGTTTGTTCTCACCCAGTGGATTTAAATGGCCTTCTGGACTTGTTAATTGCCCTCAGCCAGCACTTTAGGACATCTGGTTGGATGGCTCTGGTCTGGGGGGCTGCTGCTCTGACCATTCATTTTGCCTCTAATGAATCTTTCACAAATTGGTCAGATCCATGAGGTCTTTTGCTCTTCTTTGTGCCTTGTACGATAGGtgctaataaacatttattaaatgtaccAGTAAAGTGGCCTTTGTAGCTCCAAAAATTTGATGTTGTCTATATTTCTGAGAAATTTCTAACATGCCATTTGGGTTTATGTATTATTCTCTGAAGTTCTAGATTCTGGGTCAATCTAGTGTATTTGTTGCCACGTACATACTGTTTTCAGAATTGGGGTGGGGGGATCCATATTTCTCTACCATGATAgtacagatgagaagaatgcCTTAAACAGCTTCTTTATCATTAAGACATTGTGAGATTGCTCCATCCGTAGAACTCCACTGTTTAGTCAATGTTGTTAGTTTACATTAATTTTGCTACTCTTCAGGGGGAATCTTTCACATTCAGGTAAATAAAAATCAACTTATCGAGTTAGATCAAAATGATTATTATGAATTTTGAACACATTATGTAACACTTGCCATCTTGTTTCTTACCTTTTAGTTATCTTGGGCCTAACCAAGTGCTAAGACGTCATCTGTGTCCCTCTTCCCCAGTTTATAGCTGACGTGCATCAAGGCTTATGCCAGCTAAGCTTAAACTTTCTCCAGGTCCGAAGATTCAtaccaaatatttataattattattcatgGTTTCAAAACTGCCCTGTCAGTTGGGGACAGGAAGATCAGGTTACAGGCAGCCTATGAGGATAGAAACTCACATCTGAGTGGTAGGAGAAAATGTATCTtcaggctgggtgccatggcttacacctgtaatcccagcactttgggaggctgaggcgggcagatcacatgaagtcagaagtttgagaccagcctggccaacatggtgaaaccccatctctacaaaacatacaaaaattagccaggcacggtgacacatgcctgtaatccctgctacttgggaggccgaggtaggagaattgcttgaacctgggaggtggaggttgcagtgagccgagatggtgccactgcactccagcctgggtttcagagtaagactctgtctcaaaaaaaaaaaaaaaaaaagaaaaaaagaaaatgtgtctgTTCAGAAGCACATTGGGAATCCTAGGTATCTGATGAAAAAGATTGTACAATATCCAGAGTGTTGATATGTGATGTCAAGTCTCAATGCTGTGAGTTATTCAcaggaaataagaattttttgATATCTTCTGCTTTCACCCAAATCACCTGCGATGCTTAAAGACTGATTTCTTCCGAAGTGCTCAAGTGCCTATTACTATCTTCCAGCATTGCCAGACTGTCATGAATGGATCCTGCTTCTGATGAAATCCCTGACCATGTTTTATTCAGTCAGCAGCATGGTGTTCTTGTCTATCCTCAAATAccctttcttgatttctgctcTGAAATACTACAGGCTGACCAGAGACTTATAAAACCATAGAGCTCTCTCTTTATTAATTCCCTACAATCTTTTATTGCCTTCattatctctttcttttcagTCTAATTTAAAACTTCTTTAGCATTCCAAAGTTCTGTAGACTTTCTCCACTCAATATTTTCtagccttttaaaatttctttaaaatcagctttatttatgttatttccaCAAAGCTAgccatttccttttctcctttttcacttctcctaaatatttgctaaatagcTCTGATTTTACACACTCAAACTCATTACAGACAACTCTATTCACTTTTCTGTGATATTTGTTTCTGATGTTACATGAAGAGATATATGTGAAAGCCTTTTACAAACCAGAAAGCATTATACGAATATAACTTGCTGAGATTAACTAAGGACCACTGTGCCTCCTTTCACTCCT
The window above is part of the Symphalangus syndactylus isolate Jambi chromosome 23, NHGRI_mSymSyn1-v2.1_pri, whole genome shotgun sequence genome. Proteins encoded here:
- the ZKSCAN4 gene encoding zinc finger protein with KRAB and SCAN domains 4 isoform X1, which produces MAREPRKNAALDAQCAEDQTGLLTVKVEEEEASALTAEVSAPCSPARGPERSRQRFRGFRYPEAAGPREALSRLRELCGQWLQPEMHSKEQILELLVLEQFLTILPGNLQSWVREQHPESGEEVVVLLEYLERQLDEPAPQVPVGDQGQELLCCKMALLTQTQGSQSSQCQPMKALFKHESLGSQPLQDRVLQVPGLAQGGCCREDAMVASRLTPGSQGLLKMEDVALTLTPGWTQLDSSQVNLYRDEKQENHSSLVSLGDGIQTKSRDLPPVKKLPEKEHGKISCHLREDIAQIPTCAEAGEQEGRLQRKQKNAVGSRRHYCHECGKSFAQSSGLTKHRRIHTGEKPYECEDCGKTFIGSSALVIHQRVHTGEKPYECEECGKVFSHSSNLIKHQRTHTGEKPYECDDCGKTFSQSCSLLEHHKIHTGEKPYQCSMCGKAFRRNSHLLRHQRIHGDKNVQNLEHGESWESQGRTESQWENTEAPVSYKCNECERSFTLNRSLIEHQKIHTGEKPYQCDTCGKGFTRTSYLVQHQRSHVGKKILSQ
- the ZKSCAN4 gene encoding zinc finger protein with KRAB and SCAN domains 4 isoform X2, which encodes MAREPRKNAALDAQCAEDQTGLLTVKVEEEEASALTAEVSAPCSPARGPERSRQRFRGFRYPEAAGPREALSRLRELCGQWLQPEMHSKEQILELLVLEQFLTILPGNLQSWVPVGDQGQELLCCKMALLTQTQGSQSSQCQPMKALFKHESLGSQPLQDRVLQVPGLAQGGCCREDAMVASRLTPGSQGLLKMEDVALTLTPGWTQLDSSQVNLYRDEKQENHSSLVSLGDGIQTKSRDLPPVKKLPEKEHGKISCHLREDIAQIPTCAEAGEQEGRLQRKQKNAVGSRRHYCHECGKSFAQSSGLTKHRRIHTGEKPYECEDCGKTFIGSSALVIHQRVHTGEKPYECEECGKVFSHSSNLIKHQRTHTGEKPYECDDCGKTFSQSCSLLEHHKIHTGEKPYQCSMCGKAFRRNSHLLRHQRIHGDKNVQNLEHGESWESQGRTESQWENTEAPVSYKCNECERSFTLNRSLIEHQKIHTGEKPYQCDTCGKGFTRTSYLVQHQRSHVGKKILSQ
- the ZKSCAN4 gene encoding zinc finger protein with KRAB and SCAN domains 4 isoform X3, which gives rise to MAREPRKNAALDAQCAEDQTGLLTVKVEEEEASALTAEVPVGDQGQELLCCKMALLTQTQGSQSSQCQPMKALFKHESLGSQPLQDRVLQVPGLAQGGCCREDAMVASRLTPGSQGLLKMEDVALTLTPGWTQLDSSQVNLYRDEKQENHSSLVSLGDGIQTKSRDLPPVKKLPEKEHGKISCHLREDIAQIPTCAEAGEQEGRLQRKQKNAVGSRRHYCHECGKSFAQSSGLTKHRRIHTGEKPYECEDCGKTFIGSSALVIHQRVHTGEKPYECEECGKVFSHSSNLIKHQRTHTGEKPYECDDCGKTFSQSCSLLEHHKIHTGEKPYQCSMCGKAFRRNSHLLRHQRIHGDKNVQNLEHGESWESQGRTESQWENTEAPVSYKCNECERSFTLNRSLIEHQKIHTGEKPYQCDTCGKGFTRTSYLVQHQRSHVGKKILSQ
- the ZKSCAN4 gene encoding zinc finger protein with KRAB and SCAN domains 4 isoform X4, encoding MALLTQTQGSQSSQCQPMKALFKHESLGSQPLQDRVLQVPGLAQGGCCREDAMVASRLTPGSQGLLKMEDVALTLTPGWTQLDSSQVNLYRDEKQENHSSLVSLGDGIQTKSRDLPPVKKLPEKEHGKISCHLREDIAQIPTCAEAGEQEGRLQRKQKNAVGSRRHYCHECGKSFAQSSGLTKHRRIHTGEKPYECEDCGKTFIGSSALVIHQRVHTGEKPYECEECGKVFSHSSNLIKHQRTHTGEKPYECDDCGKTFSQSCSLLEHHKIHTGEKPYQCSMCGKAFRRNSHLLRHQRIHGDKNVQNLEHGESWESQGRTESQWENTEAPVSYKCNECERSFTLNRSLIEHQKIHTGEKPYQCDTCGKGFTRTSYLVQHQRSHVGKKILSQ